A genomic stretch from Oculatellaceae cyanobacterium includes:
- a CDS encoding DUF1501 domain-containing protein — protein MNRQKFLYLTGLFGSSVLLGIGTHGWAAKAINNSNNNHKRLVVIFLRGAVDGLNVVVPHEETAYYDARSSIAIPPPGEASGCLNLDDQFGLHPALNSLMPLWKQGSLAFVHACGSSVQTRSHFDAQEYMENGTPGIKKTSDGWMNRLLGFMSPTTPVRALNLGQTTPRILTGKMPIATIALSRGIARPLPIDLPETGAAFDQLYTGNDSLSKVYQSGRRARQQLLVDLQQEMIQANNGAPLPTGFAPDAQKLAQIMVKDADVRLAFLALGGWDTHVNQGSSTGNLARNLKSLGDGLSALVKGLGALYSDTAIVVMSEFGRTVRENGNGGTDHGHGNVMWVLGGGIKGGKVYGEWPGLSESELFEKRDLAVTTDFREVMSNILQSHLQLNTDKISRVFPNYEPSNKIQLL, from the coding sequence ATGAATAGACAAAAGTTTTTATATTTAACAGGGCTGTTTGGATCTTCAGTTCTTTTAGGAATTGGCACTCATGGTTGGGCAGCCAAAGCTATCAACAATAGCAACAATAATCATAAAAGATTGGTTGTAATCTTTTTACGGGGTGCTGTGGATGGTCTAAATGTAGTGGTTCCGCATGAGGAAACTGCTTACTATGATGCCCGCTCCTCAATTGCTATTCCACCTCCAGGGGAGGCTTCAGGCTGTCTGAATTTAGATGATCAATTTGGTTTGCACCCAGCATTAAATTCCTTAATGCCTTTGTGGAAACAAGGCAGTTTGGCATTTGTTCATGCTTGCGGTTCTTCCGTTCAGACGCGATCGCACTTTGATGCCCAAGAGTATATGGAAAATGGTACTCCAGGTATCAAAAAAACATCTGATGGCTGGATGAATCGACTCCTGGGTTTTATGTCACCTACTACACCTGTGCGGGCGTTGAACTTGGGACAAACCACGCCACGTATATTAACTGGCAAAATGCCGATCGCCACCATAGCACTTAGCAGAGGTATAGCTCGTCCTTTACCTATAGACTTACCTGAAACTGGGGCAGCTTTTGACCAACTTTACACTGGTAATGATTCTTTGAGTAAAGTTTATCAATCAGGCAGAAGAGCTAGACAACAATTGCTGGTTGATCTACAGCAAGAAATGATTCAAGCTAATAATGGTGCGCCTCTACCCACAGGTTTTGCCCCTGACGCGCAAAAACTGGCGCAAATTATGGTCAAAGATGCTGATGTTAGACTTGCTTTTCTCGCGCTGGGTGGTTGGGATACTCATGTGAATCAAGGTAGTAGCACAGGGAACTTGGCGAGAAATTTAAAATCACTGGGCGATGGTTTGTCTGCTTTAGTAAAAGGTTTAGGCGCTCTTTACTCAGATACGGCAATTGTTGTAATGTCTGAGTTTGGTCGTACTGTACGTGAAAACGGTAACGGTGGTACGGATCATGGACATGGCAATGTCATGTGGGTTCTTGGTGGTGGCATCAAAGGTGGTAAGGTATACGGCGAGTGGCCTGGTTTATCTGAATCTGAGTTATTTGAAAAGCGTGATTTAGCTGTTACTACTGATTTCCGAGAAGTAATGTCTAATATTTTGCAGAGTCATTTACAACTAAATACAGATAAAATTAGTCGAGTATTTCCTAATTATGAACCTAGTAATAAAATTCAGTTGTTGTGA
- a CDS encoding NAD+ synthase encodes MKLAIAQLNPTIGDLTGNAQQILTAARIAAEQGVSLLLTPELSLCGYPPRDLLLNPSFVESMGEVLQKLAEDLPPQLTVLVGTVDLNDEAHLSGGKPLFNSIGLLQNNQIQQIFHKRLLPYYDVFDEYRYFEPGLKSNSFTLNLDESSLKIGVTICEDLWNDEEFWGKRSYTVNPIADLAHQGVDLIVNLSASPYTNNKHKLREAMLKAAATRYQQPIIYANQVGGNDDLIFDGNSVGFNRAGNVVGRACAFETDLLILEFDQQQKDLMPATIQPLPENADEEIWKALVLGVRDYTRKCGFSKVVLGLSGGIDSAIVAAIASEALGKENVFGVLMPSPYSSDHSVKDALELAKNLGIKTQILAIGELMEGYDKTLEPLFAGTEFGLAEENIQSRIRGNLLMAIANKFGYLLLSTGNKSEMAVGYCTLYGDMNGGLAAIADVPKTRVYSLCQWLNQNSKKNSESEIIPNHILIKPPSAELKPGQVDQDSLPAYEILDDILERLIHKHQSPTAIAAAGHDLNIVNKVVKLVTRAEFKRRQAPPGLKITDRAFGTGWRMPIASRYSSLT; translated from the coding sequence ATGAAATTAGCGATCGCACAACTTAATCCCACGATTGGTGACCTCACTGGTAACGCCCAACAAATATTAACTGCGGCTAGAATAGCTGCGGAACAGGGAGTTAGTCTGTTACTGACACCAGAGTTATCTTTATGTGGATATCCACCACGAGATTTATTACTAAATCCTAGTTTTGTAGAATCAATGGGAGAGGTGTTGCAAAAACTAGCAGAAGATTTGCCACCCCAGTTAACTGTTTTGGTAGGAACAGTTGATTTAAATGACGAAGCACATCTATCTGGTGGTAAACCTTTATTTAATAGCATTGGTTTATTACAAAATAATCAAATCCAGCAGATATTCCATAAACGATTGTTGCCTTATTACGACGTTTTTGATGAATATCGCTATTTTGAACCTGGACTTAAAAGTAATTCTTTTACATTAAACTTAGATGAATCTTCCCTAAAAATTGGTGTGACTATTTGTGAAGATCTTTGGAATGACGAAGAATTTTGGGGTAAACGTAGCTATACAGTAAATCCGATAGCTGACTTGGCACACCAAGGCGTTGATTTAATTGTAAACTTATCAGCTTCTCCCTATACAAATAACAAGCATAAATTACGGGAAGCAATGTTAAAAGCAGCAGCTACCCGTTATCAGCAACCGATTATTTATGCTAATCAAGTTGGGGGGAATGATGACTTAATTTTCGATGGTAATAGTGTAGGATTTAATCGTGCTGGTAATGTAGTTGGTCGCGCCTGCGCTTTTGAAACAGATTTATTAATACTAGAATTTGATCAACAGCAAAAAGATTTAATGCCCGCAACTATACAACCGCTACCAGAAAACGCAGATGAGGAAATCTGGAAGGCGCTTGTATTAGGTGTGCGGGACTACACAAGGAAATGTGGATTTAGTAAAGTAGTATTAGGTTTAAGTGGTGGTATAGATTCAGCAATAGTAGCTGCGATCGCATCTGAGGCATTAGGTAAAGAAAATGTTTTTGGTGTGTTGATGCCTTCGCCTTACAGTTCCGATCATTCCGTCAAAGATGCTTTAGAATTAGCGAAAAATTTGGGGATTAAAACTCAAATATTAGCAATTGGCGAATTGATGGAAGGTTACGACAAAACCTTAGAACCGTTGTTTGCTGGTACAGAATTTGGACTAGCAGAAGAAAATATTCAATCGCGGATTCGGGGTAATTTATTAATGGCGATCGCTAATAAATTTGGTTATCTGCTACTATCCACTGGTAATAAATCGGAAATGGCAGTAGGTTACTGTACATTATACGGAGATATGAATGGGGGATTAGCTGCGATCGCAGACGTACCTAAAACCCGTGTTTATTCCTTATGTCAATGGCTAAACCAAAATAGTAAGAAGAATTCCGAATCAGAAATCATCCCCAACCATATCTTAATTAAGCCACCTAGCGCAGAACTAAAACCAGGGCAAGTCGATCAAGATTCACTGCCAGCTTATGAAATACTTGATGATATTTTAGAACGTTTAATTCACAAACATCAATCGCCAACTGCGATCGCTGCTGCGGGTCATGATTTAAATATAGTAAATAAAGTAGTAAAACTTGTTACCCGTGCTGAATTTAAGCGTAGACAAGCGCCCCCAGGATTAAAAATTACGGATCGTGCCTTCGGTACAGGTTGGCGGATGCCTATAGCTAGTCGGTACAGTAGCTTAACATAA
- a CDS encoding sugar ABC transporter permease → MPKDSILIKQRLTPYLFLLPALLLLGLTVFLPAGQAFLLSFTRYEYDLTQLPKWVGFANFSRLWKDPVFWQTLWNTFLYLVCVVPILVIAPLGLAILVNKKLRGINWFRASFYTPVVISMVVAGIAWKFIYAENGFINQLIKMLGIGAIPWLTSPQLAIFSVMAVTIWKGLGYYMVIYLAGLQAIPAELYEAAAIDGSDGISKHWDITVPLMRPYLVLVAVISAIAATKVFEEVYIMTQGGPSNSSKTVVYYLYEQAFRNFEMSYACTIGLVLFLIIFGLSILNLKLSQGQNLTLK, encoded by the coding sequence ATGCCCAAAGACTCGATTTTAATCAAACAACGCTTAACTCCCTACCTATTTTTACTCCCAGCACTTTTACTTTTGGGACTAACAGTTTTTTTACCTGCGGGTCAAGCCTTTTTACTGAGTTTCACCCGCTATGAATATGACCTGACTCAATTACCGAAATGGGTAGGTTTTGCTAACTTTAGCCGCCTTTGGAAAGATCCTGTATTTTGGCAGACTTTATGGAACACATTTTTATATCTAGTATGTGTAGTGCCAATCTTAGTAATTGCACCTTTAGGTTTAGCAATTTTAGTCAACAAAAAACTTAGAGGAATTAACTGGTTTCGAGCATCATTTTATACACCTGTAGTTATTTCAATGGTAGTAGCTGGTATTGCCTGGAAATTTATTTATGCAGAAAATGGTTTTATAAATCAGCTAATTAAAATGTTAGGTATCGGTGCTATCCCTTGGCTAACCAGTCCTCAATTAGCAATTTTTAGTGTAATGGCAGTAACAATTTGGAAAGGACTAGGCTATTACATGGTAATTTATCTAGCTGGATTACAAGCAATTCCCGCAGAACTTTATGAAGCTGCTGCAATTGATGGTTCAGATGGAATTAGTAAACATTGGGATATTACCGTACCTTTAATGCGACCTTATCTAGTGTTAGTAGCAGTAATTTCTGCGATCGCAGCGACTAAAGTATTTGAAGAAGTGTATATAATGACCCAAGGAGGGCCAAGTAATAGTTCTAAAACAGTTGTTTATTATCTGTATGAGCAAGCTTTTAGAAATTTTGAAATGAGCTATGCTTGTACAATTGGATTAGTATTGTTTTTAATAATTTTTGGACTTTCAATTTTAAATTTAAAATTATCTCAAGGGCAAAATCTCACCCTCAAGTAA
- a CDS encoding DUF1800 domain-containing protein → MSKKSKSWVLSICLGLFLWLNLITPSYAAKASTDAQIIHVLDRLTYGSRPGDIAKVKSMGVKAYIQSQLNPDSIPQPSSLTEQLNRLELLQLTPVELRREYEQHQPRQRRQNPNPKSVLPAPQWLRMLLEQAVDGRMLRAIYSPRQVQEVMVDFWYNHFNVYSANALTRLWLGSYDEQVIRPHALGKFRTLLGATAKHPAMLAYLNNWLNTAPGSKGVRGNFKGLNENYARELLELHTLGVDGGYTQQDVIALARILTGWGFTPAPRQPGTNADTDRTVGNFYFDPDRHDFDDKVFLGQTIKGTGIDEGEKALDILARHPATARHISYQLAQYFIADQPPVALVDRLAQRFLQTDGDIKLVLDTLFNSSEFFNPEYYKVKLKTPYQYVMSAIRATGTKINNFRKIDGTLRQMGMALYGCETPNGYKNTEQAWLNPDAMIRRISFAKSFAEGRLGGEKLTDAQQLINTLGNNLSPKTKSVIDSSDRKLRVALILGSPEFMRH, encoded by the coding sequence ATGAGCAAAAAGTCCAAATCTTGGGTGTTATCAATTTGTTTGGGGTTATTTCTGTGGTTAAATCTAATCACTCCAAGCTATGCCGCAAAGGCATCAACAGATGCCCAAATTATACACGTTCTTGATCGCCTAACCTACGGGTCACGACCTGGGGATATAGCCAAAGTCAAGTCAATGGGAGTAAAAGCTTATATTCAATCTCAGCTAAATCCAGACTCCATACCCCAACCCTCGTCTTTGACTGAACAGTTGAATCGTTTAGAATTATTGCAGCTTACTCCAGTGGAACTGAGAAGGGAGTATGAACAGCATCAACCTCGCCAGCGCAGGCAAAATCCTAATCCTAAATCTGTCCTACCTGCTCCTCAGTGGCTGAGGATGCTTCTGGAACAAGCTGTTGATGGGCGTATGCTCCGAGCTATCTATAGCCCCCGCCAAGTGCAAGAAGTGATGGTGGACTTCTGGTATAACCACTTCAACGTCTATTCTGCTAATGCTCTCACTCGCCTGTGGTTAGGTTCCTACGACGAACAAGTTATCCGACCTCATGCGCTAGGGAAATTTCGCACTCTCTTAGGTGCTACTGCCAAACATCCAGCTATGTTAGCTTATCTTAATAACTGGCTGAATACAGCGCCAGGAAGCAAAGGTGTGCGTGGTAATTTTAAAGGATTGAACGAGAACTATGCGCGGGAGTTGTTAGAGTTACATACTCTCGGTGTCGATGGCGGGTATACCCAACAAGATGTGATTGCTTTAGCTCGAATTTTAACTGGTTGGGGATTTACTCCTGCTCCTAGACAGCCGGGAACAAATGCGGATACTGACCGCACCGTGGGTAACTTTTATTTTGATCCCGATCGCCACGACTTTGACGATAAAGTTTTTCTCGGACAAACTATTAAAGGTACTGGCATAGATGAAGGTGAAAAAGCATTAGATATCCTAGCGCGTCATCCGGCAACTGCACGTCATATTAGTTATCAGCTTGCTCAATACTTTATTGCTGATCAACCGCCTGTAGCGCTCGTAGACCGTCTAGCCCAGCGTTTCCTACAAACCGATGGTGATATTAAATTAGTTTTAGACACTCTATTTAATAGCAGTGAATTTTTCAACCCAGAATACTACAAAGTTAAGTTAAAAACACCTTACCAGTACGTTATGAGCGCTATTCGCGCCACAGGCACAAAGATCAACAATTTCCGAAAAATTGATGGTACTTTAAGGCAGATGGGAATGGCTCTTTATGGTTGTGAAACTCCTAACGGATACAAAAACACAGAACAAGCATGGTTAAACCCAGATGCGATGATTCGTCGGATTAGCTTTGCTAAATCATTCGCTGAAGGTAGGTTGGGGGGAGAGAAATTAACTGATGCTCAACAGTTAATTAACACTTTGGGTAATAATTTATCTCCTAAAACCAAAAGTGTAATTGATAGCAGCGATCGCAAACTGCGTGTGGCATTAATTTTGGGCAGTCCTGAATTTATGAGGCATTAA
- a CDS encoding choice-of-anchor Q domain-containing protein codes for MANVFNDVDTFEELRDALTNSKTNATDDVINITGDITLSGDLPLINEDVSLTINGGNHFISGDDTKRLFFVKSGTVTFDSLTLKNGLAQGTNGTGGGAGMGGALFIYSGNVTVKGTTFSANKALGGGSGFARGGGMGLNVVRNPSNDGGNGSNGVNGFGGGFGGFGGNGGNGGNAGYYGDGSGGSSYGFGGNGGDGGFGGFGGGGGGGGGGGGNGGGGGFGGGGGNGGGSSGFNGGRGGNGGFGGGGGNGGRRLGGLGGYGGGGLGGYGGGGGSSSGFGGFGGGNGGGGGAGMGGAIFVRSGTLNIENTAFNDNTTTGGSGAQNGSGLGGAIFAMKSTTNTNGNNRGMPTTLSTVNLTNVSFSGNNASDATGNVTPGTIASGDDFNNDDLFGRTFTETVAGSNTAPVANNDSFNADEDTALTIAISSLLVNDTDADGDSLTLSNFTQPSHGTLTNDNGNLIYTPADNYNGTDSFTYTANDGTIDSNSATVNLTVNAVDDTEFDVTNTNDSGAGSLRQAIIDANADVNVEDIIFNFNTSQPQTINLLTVLPDIGDVGVNFQGLGADKLTVSRSPQATSDFRIFQVNAGAVVSIDGMTISNGKVSSSNYGGGIYNLGTLSISNTTLGGNSAYHGGGIYNASTISITSSTVSGNSAENGGGIYNYEDTNSSISNSTISSNSSSNAGGGIFYYEGANSSISNSTISSNSGGNSGGGIFNFFNIRGEITVKNTIIAGNFIKSGSSGGPDFSGRLTSNGYNLIGNTTNIKNTLQNTDITNVDAKLGTLQNNGGTTQTIALLKDSPAINAGDSSFKDTTAIDQRNHQRLDGGRLDIGAYESASPTIDVISDLTVDENTPRTLNFNIADLDTPIDTLTLTTTSSNTNLIAPSNITFGGSNNNRTVTFTPNTNQSGKSQITLNLSDGGNTTSETFTYTVNAANGSPTSSAIPNQTVDEDTPAVNINFTIADSNSDLNNLTLTATSSNTNLITPSNITFSGSGEQRQISLTPTANQFGTSEIILNISDGVHTNSQIFTYTVNPVDDKNFHVTNTNNEGLGSLRQAIIYANADLGVEDIIFDLDNTQQQTINLLTVLPDIGEAGVNLLGIGADKLIVTRSTQATSDFRIFKVSNGAVVSIDSMTISKGKATGDSPNNSGGGIYNDGSLSITSSTISDNSATVFGGGIFNSSGGTILGISNSTISNNTAAQLGGGIFNSASREIKDITNSTIGNNIATIAGAGIFNQTQGKIAITSSTISANKTNHGGGIYNESGTITAKNTIIAGNIANFVPDFVSTTNSTFSSGGYNLIGTATTGTIGSDIINPDALLGSLKNNGGTTQTMALLPGSPAINKGDNTGALSTDQRGSARIFNNQIDIGAYEVRQGIVTGTALNNNLSSNATNLDFIEYRALAGDDTIKATILSDYIDGGTGKDQVTYATSTAAININLAANTASGGYANNDTLTGIEGVIGSSYNDVITGSTENNTFNGGAGADTINGEGGTDTATYATSNAGVNVNLNSGINRSGDAEFDVLTSIENLIGSKFNDTLTGSNANQVIYGGSGNDSITGGIANDFLYGDNGDDTLLGAAGQDLLTGGAGADVLDGGEGKDQINYATSKSGVNINLFDSTATGGDATGDSFLNIEDIAGSAHNDTLTGDDGSNTLVGRNGNDILKARGGNDILVGDSGADSLDGGDGIDTVIYSSSNSAINVNLATATYSGGYAQGDNLSQIENLIGSNFDDFLGGNSSNNQLEGGSGNDTLSGYNPTSFGVGEIDTLTGGVGSDIFMVGSNYNDGDISTKGINDYVLIKDFKVSQDVVELANNLTYFLGSSPSGVPGGTSIFIDNDGSTGMSASDELVAVLQGVNLVKGQISAETPGFNFV; via the coding sequence ATGGCTAACGTATTTAATGATGTCGATACTTTTGAAGAATTACGAGATGCTCTGACTAACTCAAAAACCAACGCGACAGACGACGTTATAAATATTACAGGCGATATTACCCTCAGTGGAGATTTGCCTCTAATCAATGAAGATGTATCCCTGACTATTAATGGTGGCAATCATTTCATCAGTGGCGACGATACTAAACGGCTGTTCTTTGTCAAAAGTGGCACGGTGACATTTGATAGCTTGACGCTAAAAAATGGTTTAGCGCAAGGGACAAATGGTACTGGCGGCGGTGCTGGCATGGGCGGTGCTTTGTTTATCTATAGTGGCAACGTTACGGTTAAAGGGACAACATTTTCAGCTAATAAGGCACTTGGTGGCGGCAGTGGCTTCGCCAGAGGCGGCGGCATGGGGCTAAATGTCGTGAGAAATCCTAGCAACGACGGCGGCAACGGCAGCAATGGCGTCAATGGCTTCGGTGGCGGCTTCGGCGGCTTCGGCGGCAACGGCGGCAACGGCGGCAACGCCGGCTACTACGGCGATGGCAGCGGTGGTAGCAGCTACGGCTTCGGCGGCAATGGCGGTGACGGCGGCTTCGGCGGCTTCGGCGGCGGTGGCGGCGGTGGCGGCGGTGGCGGCGGCAACGGCGGTGGCGGCGGCTTTGGCGGCGGCGGCGGCAATGGCGGCGGCAGCAGTGGCTTCAATGGCGGCAGGGGCGGCAACGGCGGCTTTGGCGGCGGCGGCGGCAATGGCGGCAGGCGCTTAGGCGGCTTAGGCGGCTACGGCGGCGGCGGCTTAGGCGGCTACGGCGGCGGCGGCGGCAGCAGCAGTGGCTTCGGTGGCTTCGGTGGCGGCAACGGCGGCGGCGGCGGTGCTGGGATGGGGGGGGCTATCTTTGTTCGTAGTGGTACTCTCAACATTGAGAACACTGCTTTCAACGACAACACAACTACTGGTGGCAGTGGCGCTCAAAATGGTTCTGGCTTAGGTGGAGCGATATTCGCCATGAAATCCACTACCAATACCAATGGCAATAACCGGGGAATGCCCACAACCTTGTCAACTGTCAACCTCACCAATGTCAGCTTCTCTGGAAATAATGCCAGCGATGCCACAGGCAACGTTACCCCAGGAACAATTGCTAGTGGTGATGACTTTAATAACGACGATTTGTTTGGTAGAACCTTTACCGAAACAGTTGCAGGGTCAAATACAGCCCCCGTTGCCAACAATGATAGCTTCAACGCTGATGAAGATACAGCTTTAACCATTGCTATTAGCAGCTTACTCGTTAACGACACTGATGCTGATGGTGATTCCCTGACCTTGAGTAACTTTACTCAACCTAGTCACGGAACTCTAACCAACGACAACGGCAACCTGATTTATACCCCCGCAGACAACTACAACGGCACAGACAGCTTCACCTACACTGCTAATGACGGAACCATTGATAGTAACTCTGCAACTGTCAACTTAACAGTTAACGCAGTAGACGACACAGAATTTGACGTTACCAATACCAACGATTCAGGTGCGGGTTCATTACGTCAAGCCATCATAGATGCCAATGCTGATGTCAACGTAGAAGATATTATATTTAATTTCAATACTAGCCAACCACAGACAATTAACCTACTTACTGTACTACCAGATATTGGAGATGTTGGAGTCAACTTTCAAGGTTTAGGTGCAGATAAATTAACAGTTAGCCGTAGCCCTCAAGCCACCAGTGATTTTCGCATCTTTCAAGTTAATGCTGGTGCAGTTGTCAGTATTGACGGCATGACAATTAGTAATGGCAAAGTTAGTAGTAGTAATTATGGCGGAGGAATTTACAACCTAGGTACATTAAGCATCAGTAATACCACCCTCGGTGGTAACTCAGCATATCATGGTGGCGGCATTTATAATGCTAGCACAATTAGTATCACCAGTAGCACCGTTAGTGGTAACTCGGCAGAAAATGGTGGCGGCATTTATAACTATGAAGACACAAATAGCAGCATCAGCAATAGCACCATAAGTAGTAACTCGTCATCAAACGCTGGTGGCGGCATTTTTTACTACGAAGGCGCAAATAGCAGCATCAGCAATAGCACCATAAGTAGTAACTCGGGAGGAAATTCTGGTGGCGGCATTTTTAACTTCTTTAACATTCGTGGCGAGATCACAGTCAAGAATACGATAATTGCAGGTAACTTTATTAAGAGTGGTAGCAGTGGTGGCCCCGACTTTAGTGGCAGACTCACATCAAATGGCTACAACTTAATTGGCAACACCACTAATATAAAAAATACCCTCCAAAATACCGACATCACCAACGTTGATGCCAAACTTGGTACACTACAAAACAACGGTGGCACAACTCAAACAATAGCCTTACTGAAAGACAGTCCCGCCATCAACGCAGGCGACTCCAGTTTTAAAGATACAACAGCCATTGACCAACGAAACCATCAACGTTTAGATGGAGGTCGCCTAGACATCGGCGCTTATGAAAGTGCCAGTCCCACAATTGATGTCATCTCTGACCTTACAGTTGATGAAAACACACCCAGAACTCTCAACTTCAATATTGCGGATCTTGATACCCCAATTGATACCCTCACACTCACCACCACATCCAGCAACACCAACTTAATCGCACCATCAAATATTACATTTGGCGGTAGTAACAACAATCGCACCGTCACCTTCACCCCAAATACCAATCAATCAGGCAAATCCCAAATAACCTTAAACCTTTCCGATGGTGGTAATACCACCAGCGAAACTTTTACTTATACAGTCAACGCAGCTAACGGTTCTCCAACATCCTCCGCCATCCCCAACCAAACAGTCGATGAAGACACACCTGCTGTAAATATTAACTTCACTATTGCTGACAGTAATAGCGATCTTAACAATCTCACACTCACCGCCACATCCAGCAACACCAACTTAATCACACCATCAAATATTACATTTAGCGGTAGTGGGGAACAGCGTCAAATCAGCTTAACTCCAACTGCCAATCAATTTGGCACATCAGAAATTATCTTAAACATTTCCGATGGTGTCCATACTAATAGCCAAATTTTTACCTATACAGTTAACCCTGTAGATGACAAAAATTTTCACGTTACCAATACCAACAACGAAGGTCTTGGTTCATTGCGTCAAGCAATCATATATGCCAATGCTGACTTGGGCGTAGAAGATATTATTTTTGACTTAGATAATACTCAACAACAGACAATTAACCTACTTACTGTCCTACCAGATATTGGAGAGGCTGGAGTAAATCTTTTAGGCATTGGCGCAGATAAATTAATAGTTACCCGTAGCACTCAAGCAACCAGTGACTTTCGCATCTTTAAAGTTAGTAATGGTGCAGTTGTCAGTATTGACAGCATGACAATTAGTAAAGGGAAAGCTACTGGAGATAGTCCGAATAACTCAGGTGGCGGTATTTACAACGATGGTAGTTTAAGTATTACGAGTAGCACTATTAGTGATAACTCCGCAACAGTTTTTGGTGGCGGCATTTTCAACAGTAGTGGTGGCACAATACTTGGCATTAGCAATAGCACTATTAGTAATAACACCGCCGCACAACTTGGGGGTGGTATTTTTAATAGTGCATCCCGCGAAATAAAAGACATTACTAATAGCACTATTGGTAATAATATAGCAACAATTGCTGGTGCTGGCATTTTTAATCAAACTCAGGGCAAGATCGCGATTACAAGTAGTACTATTAGTGCTAACAAAACCAATCATGGTGGCGGGATTTATAACGAATCAGGCACAATTACAGCCAAGAATACAATAATTGCAGGTAACATTGCCAATTTTGTTCCCGACTTTGTTAGCACTACCAATTCAACTTTCAGTTCAGGTGGTTATAACTTAATTGGTACAGCAACTACAGGTACTATCGGCAGCGATATTATTAACCCCGATGCCCTCCTTGGATCACTAAAAAACAACGGCGGTACAACTCAAACAATGGCATTACTGCCTGGAAGTCCCGCTATCAATAAAGGGGATAATACTGGCGCATTAAGTACAGACCAACGTGGATCTGCCCGCATCTTTAACAATCAAATTGATATCGGTGCGTATGAAGTTCGTCAAGGTATAGTTACAGGAACGGCTTTAAACAACAACCTGAGCAGTAATGCTACTAATCTTGATTTTATTGAATATCGCGCCCTCGCTGGCGACGATACGATCAAAGCCACAATTTTGAGTGACTATATTGACGGCGGTACAGGAAAAGACCAAGTAACTTACGCCACATCAACAGCGGCAATCAACATTAACTTAGCTGCAAATACAGCCAGTGGTGGTTATGCCAACAACGACACATTAACAGGCATAGAAGGAGTTATCGGCTCATCCTACAATGATGTCATCACCGGAAGCACTGAAAACAACACATTTAACGGTGGTGCAGGGGCAGATACCATTAATGGTGAAGGCGGTACTGATACAGCTACCTACGCTACATCCAATGCTGGTGTCAACGTCAACCTCAACTCAGGAATTAATCGAAGTGGAGATGCTGAGTTTGATGTATTAACCAGCATTGAAAACCTCATCGGTTCTAAATTTAATGACACCCTGACAGGAAGTAACGCCAATCAAGTGATTTATGGTGGTAGTGGCAACGATTCAATCACAGGAGGCATCGCCAATGACTTCTTGTATGGTGACAACGGTGACGACACCTTATTAGGTGCCGCAGGTCAAGATCTCCTCACTGGAGGTGCAGGGGCAGATGTCCTAGATGGTGGTGAGGGTAAAGATCAAATCAACTATGCCACATCAAAATCTGGTGTCAATATTAATTTATTTGACAGTACAGCGACAGGTGGAGATGCCACAGGAGATAGCTTCTTAAATATTGAAGACATAGCTGGGTCAGCACATAACGACACTTTAACCGGAGATGATGGAAGTAATACTCTGGTTGGTCGTAATGGTAACGATATCCTAAAAGCCAGAGGCGGAAATGATATTTTAGTGGGTGACTCTGGTGCTGATAGCCTTGATGGTGGTGATGGAATTGATACAGTTATTTATTCCAGTTCAAATAGTGCAATCAACGTCAACTTAGCCACAGCTACATATTCAGGTGGCTATGCACAGGGTGATAATTTGAGTCAGATTGAAAATTTAATTGGTTCTAATTTTGATGACTTCTTGGGTGGTAATAGCAGTAATAACCAACTAGAAGGTGGAAGTGGCAATGATACCTTAAGTGGGTATAACCCTACCAGTTTTGGGGTAGGTGAAATAGATACACTTACTGGTGGAGTTGGTAGCGATATCTTTATGGTGGGAAGTAACTACAATGATGGCGATATTTCTACCAAGGGAATTAACGATTATGTGTTGATTAAGGATTTTAAAGTGAGTCAAGATGTAGTGGAGTTAGCTAACAATTTGACTTATTTCTTAGGTTCATCGCCTAGTGGTGTGCCAGGGGGGACAAGCATTTTTATTGACAATGATGGTAGTACTGGAATGAGTGCATCGGATGAGTTGGTGGCGGTGTTGCAGGGTGTGAATTTGGTTAAGGGTCAGATTTCGGCTGAAACTCCTGGTTTTAATTTTGTTTAA